The Porites lutea chromosome 11, jaPorLute2.1, whole genome shotgun sequence genome contains the following window.
TGCGCAGTATAGCAATGGTAAattaaataactctattaattgaTTCCTTAAGTTTGTATATCCCTGAAAAACGCACGTTACAAAGAAAGAAGGGGAAAAAAGAACACCCAATTTTACACGTGACAAGAATTCAATAGCCGTTTTGTAGTGCACTATAATAGGAAACAAGAATTTAACTTATAATTCATTTTTCCTGTCCCTTTTTAAGTTCAGTCTTTTTCTGCGATTAAGAAAAATCTAATCGCGATCTTGATCCGATCTTTAATGTGGTCGATTAAAGGATAGGTCTCAAAGCAAATCATGGTCAACAAATTCCCCAACCAGCTAAAGATAATTGATTTCAGTGAAGTTTTACCTGTATATTAAGTgtaaagtttgtttattttctcatAACAGTACAATAGAGGACGTCGTGCACCAGACTCATGGGTCTTTGGTGTGATCAGCACTGAGACGAGGCCTTCCCGGGGTTTTTTTCCAGTCGTGGACAGACGCGATCGTGCGACACTTTTGCCGATTCTGGAGAGGTGCCTCCAACCTGGAAGTGTGGTGTACACCGACGACTGGGGAGCTTACAGTAATCTCGAACGCCACCTTCCCAATCATGTCGGCTATCATCACGTTGTGGTCCACCGTGACAACTTTGTTGATCCGGCTACTGGAGTCCACACACAGGAAGCGGAGTCTGCCTGGGCTAACCTGAAGTTGCCAATCAAAGGTCGGAGGGGGATAGAGCGTCGTGATCTGCAGTCATACTTGGATGACAGAATGTGGAGACAGTGGAGAGGGCTGGATAATATCATCGCCAATTTTTTGCCTGTCATTGCTTCACAATATAGGGACTATTCAGTGTGACTGGAGCAGTCGATTAATACTTAAGCCAAGGTTTATTAAGAATGTGCCAAATACATGTTAAGGTGTTTCAAGAAGAGTTTGTATATATCGTACAACAAATTTAACCGatttcaaaatcttaatagATGTCAAAACAAGATTATTTATAAGGCAGTAATTATATCACCTTTAAGGTATTTCGATATagttttcagaggccataccgatatttttcaatcgctttaaaagtgatttcatCCTTGACTGATcgttataaaattttcaccaatgattgactatagattACAATTTGTCAAtatgtaggttttagtaaatcgatattactatgacaaatatcgattttacttaaaactacatttccaCAAATTTCAATCCTTAGCCaataactggtgaaaattttatagcgatcggacaaagaaaaattaaaaccacTTGTAAggtgattgaaaaatatcggtatggcctctcaaaaactgtatcgaaacaccttaattgTCCCTTAAAGTTAGAAATTAAAAGCTTAGATCAGTTGCATTGGTGGAAATCTGAATCACTTGATTAAAATTGCTTTGTTAAGTTTGTGGATAAGTGTACTCGAAGATCACAtgttgaattaaaaaaaaatcaaacggaAAACAtaggagaagaaaagaaaaaagggaaatggcGGTGATTATACTCACAAATGCCGAAAGGGTTATATCGTTTAGTTGTTAGTAAGTATACCGAGCCTTACCGAGTGTCCTTTTTTCCGTCTCCTTGTAGTAATATAAGACTAAATTAACTAAATGTGATCAATGTGGAATCTGCCTGTCTTTTTTGAGTCACATTTGCCTTAATGAGCGAGTGGTAATGGTTTCGATTCAACGCCGGCTCTTATACGTGAAGTTGTTAACACCCccgtacccccctcccctcccccgccaCGGGTGAGCCGCAGTTGCTCCGACATATAAGCCACCCAAATTCATAACGCCAAAAACTCTCCGTTAAATAacccttccaaatataagccctccccccccccccccccccccttcaaggggcttgtacttggaagtttccctcaaatacaaagtaaaacaaagcaaaaacggtaaatttccttccaactataaggctagcccaatctatttttgaaacgcaaatttccccgAAGATTAATCCCTccataagcccctcaaaaaggccctttgaaaaatataagccgcgGGACttattttacggtatttgcAAAGAGtagcaaatttgtgcaaatccattt
Protein-coding sequences here:
- the LOC140951473 gene encoding uncharacterized protein — translated: MGELLLLIYFWSMDVTREKTARMMSVNVNLVCRVFRRLEDACSLDIERNPFIPFGGTAVIKCDESKFNHKAKYNRGRRAPDSWVFGVISTETRPSRGFFPVVDRRDRATLLPILERCLQPGSVVYTDDWGAYSNLERHLPNHVGYHHVVVHRDNFVDPATGVHTQEAESAWANLKLPIKGRRGIERRDLQSYLDDRMWRQWRGLDNIIANFLPVIASQYRDYSV